One region of Planctomycetota bacterium genomic DNA includes:
- a CDS encoding metalloregulator ArsR/SmtB family transcription factor: protein MPALATKTSAPDALLGWMGSLSDPTRLRLLRLLEREELGVVDLCDVLQMPQSTVSRHLKVLSDQGWLRSRRRGTTRLYRTVLDELEQPARELWLVARGQTDAWATTRQDALRLKTRLSERNAAAKQFFSGKAGEWDRLRSEYYGAGWETAALLALLPADYVVADLGCGTGSTLAALAGNVHTAVGVDNNAQMLKAAARRTANFDNIDLRTGDLENLPLTDGEANAAILSLVLGYLDEPTDVLAEMARVIEPGGKAVIVDLLPHDRDDIRDQLGQVHAGISEEMLGEALKDVGLVPMSYTALPPADDAKGPALFLATATQGGL from the coding sequence ATGCCCGCCCTTGCGACGAAAACTTCCGCCCCCGACGCCCTGCTGGGCTGGATGGGCTCGCTCTCGGACCCGACGCGGCTGCGGCTGCTTCGGCTGCTGGAGCGTGAAGAGCTTGGCGTCGTCGATTTGTGCGATGTGCTGCAGATGCCCCAGTCCACCGTCTCGCGGCACCTGAAAGTGCTCTCAGACCAAGGCTGGCTCCGCTCACGCCGACGCGGCACCACCCGGCTCTACCGCACCGTCCTCGACGAACTCGAACAACCCGCCCGCGAACTCTGGCTCGTCGCTCGTGGCCAGACCGACGCCTGGGCCACCACCCGCCAGGACGCCCTGCGGCTCAAGACACGCTTGTCCGAACGCAACGCCGCGGCGAAGCAGTTTTTCAGCGGCAAGGCCGGCGAATGGGATCGGCTCCGCAGCGAGTACTACGGGGCCGGCTGGGAGACCGCCGCCCTGCTCGCGCTGTTGCCGGCTGATTACGTCGTGGCCGACCTCGGCTGCGGCACCGGCTCGACCCTCGCCGCCTTGGCCGGCAACGTCCACACCGCCGTCGGCGTCGACAACAACGCCCAGATGCTCAAGGCCGCCGCCCGACGCACCGCGAACTTCGACAACATCGACCTCCGCACCGGCGACCTGGAAAACCTCCCGCTCACCGACGGCGAAGCCAACGCCGCCATCCTCTCGCTCGTGCTCGGCTACCTCGACGAACCGACCGACGTGTTGGCCGAGATGGCCCGCGTGATTGAGCCCGGCGGCAAGGCCGTCATCGTCGACCTGCTCCCCCACGACCGCGACGACATCCGCGACCAACTCGGCCAAGTCCACGCCGGCATCAGCGAGGAAATGCTCGGAGAAGCCTTGAAAGACGTCGGCCTCGTGCCGATGAGCTACACCGCCTTGCCGCCGGCCGACGACGCAAAGGGGCCGGCCCTGTTCCTCGCTACGGCAACCCAAGGAGGCTTGTGA
- a CDS encoding FAD-binding domain-containing protein, protein MPEYARSTPKADSLPLAGGRKAALQRLHAIDPVRYAKTRNGLDGDATRLSAYLRHGCLSLAECRDHALQNHKRHQVEKFINELGWRDFYQRVWDHVGDKVWKDLEPWKTGHGPGDYADELPEDILNAETGVDWVDHFARELHETGYLHNHARMWIAAYVVHARRVKWQAGAEWFLEHLLDGDEASNSLSWQWVASTFSHKPYIANRGNVVKYSGDRFDTHAKNDPTDKSYEQLNDDYFTNGEGGDGQNVNWKVDVEPSQQTTSGDVALVWDDALRETNPALEATGGKGVFMWNANGWTDKRKTFVDQCLAELPGVEVVDELPNAKLVTLRSPDPAHKKLVEQHHIAVIDDEPFAAIDGVVDLKRFSRYWNKAKKVV, encoded by the coding sequence ATGCCCGAGTACGCCCGATCCACACCCAAAGCCGATTCCCTGCCGTTGGCCGGCGGTCGCAAGGCCGCCCTGCAGCGCCTGCACGCCATCGACCCGGTCCGTTATGCCAAGACTCGCAACGGCCTTGACGGTGACGCGACACGGTTATCGGCCTACCTCCGCCACGGCTGCCTGAGCCTCGCCGAGTGCCGCGACCACGCGTTGCAGAACCACAAACGGCATCAGGTCGAGAAGTTCATCAACGAGCTCGGCTGGCGGGATTTCTACCAGCGGGTGTGGGACCATGTGGGCGACAAGGTGTGGAAGGACCTGGAGCCGTGGAAGACCGGGCATGGGCCGGGCGATTATGCGGACGAGTTGCCCGAGGACATCCTGAACGCCGAGACCGGCGTTGATTGGGTCGACCACTTCGCCCGCGAGCTCCACGAGACGGGCTACCTGCACAATCACGCCCGCATGTGGATCGCCGCCTACGTCGTCCACGCCCGGCGCGTGAAATGGCAAGCCGGTGCCGAATGGTTCCTCGAACACCTGCTCGACGGTGACGAGGCGAGCAACAGCCTCTCGTGGCAGTGGGTCGCGAGCACCTTCAGCCACAAGCCCTACATTGCCAACCGCGGCAACGTGGTGAAGTACAGCGGCGACCGCTTCGACACCCACGCCAAGAACGACCCCACCGACAAAAGCTACGAACAGCTCAACGACGATTACTTCACGAACGGCGAAGGCGGCGACGGGCAGAACGTGAACTGGAAGGTCGATGTCGAGCCGAGCCAGCAGACGACCAGCGGCGACGTCGCCCTCGTCTGGGACGACGCCCTGCGCGAGACCAACCCCGCGCTCGAAGCCACCGGCGGCAAAGGCGTCTTCATGTGGAACGCCAACGGTTGGACCGACAAGCGCAAGACCTTCGTCGATCAATGCCTGGCCGAACTGCCCGGCGTCGAGGTCGTCGACGAGTTGCCCAATGCGAAACTCGTCACCCTCCGCAGCCCCGACCCGGCCCACAAAAAGCTCGTCGAGCAGCACCACATCGCCGTCATCGACGACGAACCCTTCGCGGCTATCGACGGCGTCGTCGACCTCAAACGATTCTCGCGCTACTGGAACAAAGCCAAGAAAGTGGTGTGA
- a CDS encoding NAD-dependent epimerase/dehydratase family protein, which produces MQPDFWSELHGEAFAGVPVLVTGGAGFIGSHLSEALVALGADVRVFDNLSEGDRDNLPDGVELIEGDLLDADAVKDAAMGRRTVFHLAALVSVPRSVLHPAEYHTVNATGTLNVLEAARLGGVQRVVYSASSSAYGDSEVLPKVETMPPAPRSPYAATKLAGEELVRSYAHCYDLDTAALRYFNIFGPRQKADSAYAGVVAAFAKALLNGEHPKIYGDGTASRDFTFVANVAHANLLAGRFDGRLNGGLFNVATGVRHTINALAETMARLIGKSELTPVHGPERAGDVMHSLADLEHSRSVLGYEPVVPFDDGMRKTVAWYAEQFGKTTEAEG; this is translated from the coding sequence ATGCAGCCGGACTTCTGGTCGGAACTTCATGGGGAGGCGTTCGCGGGCGTGCCGGTCTTGGTCACCGGGGGTGCGGGGTTCATCGGGTCGCACCTGAGCGAAGCGCTCGTCGCGCTCGGGGCGGACGTGCGGGTGTTCGACAATCTCAGCGAGGGCGATCGCGACAACCTGCCCGACGGGGTCGAACTCATCGAAGGCGATCTACTGGATGCGGACGCGGTCAAAGACGCGGCGATGGGTCGGCGGACGGTGTTTCATCTCGCCGCGTTGGTCAGCGTGCCGCGGAGCGTGCTGCACCCGGCGGAGTATCACACCGTCAACGCCACCGGCACGCTCAACGTCCTCGAAGCCGCCCGGCTCGGCGGGGTGCAGCGCGTGGTCTACTCCGCCAGCAGCAGCGCTTACGGCGACAGCGAAGTTCTGCCCAAGGTCGAGACGATGCCGCCCGCTCCGCGTAGTCCGTACGCCGCGACGAAGCTCGCCGGCGAGGAGCTGGTCCGCAGCTACGCCCACTGCTACGACCTCGACACCGCGGCCCTGCGTTACTTCAACATCTTCGGCCCGCGGCAGAAGGCCGACAGCGCCTACGCCGGTGTCGTCGCGGCGTTCGCCAAGGCGCTGCTCAACGGCGAGCATCCGAAGATTTACGGCGACGGCACCGCGAGCCGGGACTTCACGTTCGTTGCCAACGTCGCCCACGCGAACCTGTTGGCAGGACGATTCGATGGTCGCCTCAACGGCGGCCTGTTCAACGTCGCCACCGGCGTGCGGCACACGATCAACGCCTTGGCCGAAACCATGGCCCGGCTCATCGGCAAGTCGGAACTCACGCCCGTGCATGGCCCGGAGCGTGCCGGGGATGTGATGCACTCACTGGCCGACCTCGAGCACAGCCGATCGGTGCTGGGGTACGAGCCGGTCGTACCCTTCGATGATGGGATGCGAAAAACGGTCGCGTGGTATGCGGAGCAGTTTGGGAAAACGACTGAAGCCGAGGGATGA
- a CDS encoding glycosyltransferase, whose product MHALHVTPHVSRLGGGVWSVVLDLAGRRGDTVVGMEDGFDDAGEIEAVRLRRRGPRMFAYMPALRRTVADRVGDGVVHLHGGLRMLANVSALRGARDAGAPVILSPHGSLYPQMLAKHRGRKAIASVLYDRKLLESVDAFHATCTAELETIRAAGLKQPVAVVAPGVDVPASVEPMTGERTLLYLGLFDRKKGLLRLAETWRKLRGQFPDWRLVLAGPDQDGHMAEVRVALGDAPAEMPGAVYGDAKAALFNAADVFVLPSDWENFGVVVGEALAHARPVIAPANSPWDWLGKENAGWQVDATNLEPVLREALGAGRETLSAMSERGRTVVEREYAWPVALDRFAETYAWLRGGPRPSFVDHV is encoded by the coding sequence ATGCACGCCCTCCACGTCACCCCGCATGTCTCCCGTCTCGGTGGCGGTGTGTGGAGTGTCGTGCTTGATCTTGCCGGTCGGCGGGGCGACACGGTGGTCGGGATGGAGGACGGGTTCGACGACGCCGGGGAGATCGAGGCGGTGCGGCTGCGTCGGCGCGGGCCGAGGATGTTCGCGTACATGCCGGCGCTTCGGCGGACGGTGGCCGACCGTGTTGGGGATGGCGTCGTGCATCTCCACGGCGGGTTGCGGATGCTCGCCAACGTGTCGGCCCTGCGCGGGGCACGCGACGCAGGCGCCCCGGTCATTCTCAGCCCGCACGGCTCGCTCTATCCGCAAATGCTCGCCAAGCATCGCGGCCGCAAGGCGATCGCGAGTGTCCTCTACGACCGCAAGCTGCTCGAAAGCGTTGACGCGTTTCACGCGACATGCACGGCCGAGCTGGAGACGATCCGTGCCGCCGGGCTAAAGCAACCGGTAGCGGTGGTCGCGCCCGGCGTCGACGTGCCGGCGTCGGTCGAGCCGATGACCGGCGAGCGGACGCTGCTGTACCTCGGACTATTCGATCGGAAGAAGGGACTGCTCCGATTGGCCGAGACGTGGCGGAAGCTGCGCGGTCAGTTTCCCGACTGGCGATTGGTCCTTGCAGGCCCGGATCAGGATGGCCACATGGCCGAGGTCCGCGTGGCTCTGGGCGACGCACCCGCCGAGATGCCCGGCGCGGTCTACGGCGACGCAAAGGCCGCGCTGTTCAATGCCGCCGACGTGTTCGTCCTGCCCAGCGATTGGGAAAACTTCGGCGTCGTCGTCGGCGAAGCCCTCGCCCACGCCCGCCCCGTCATCGCCCCGGCCAACAGCCCGTGGGACTGGCTCGGCAAGGAAAACGCCGGCTGGCAGGTCGACGCGACGAACTTGGAGCCCGTCCTCCGCGAAGCCCTCGGTGCTGGACGCGAGACGTTATCGGCCATGAGTGAGCGCGGCCGGACCGTCGTGGAAAGGGAATATGCCTGGCCCGTGGCACTGGATCGTTTTGCGGAAACCTACGCCTGGCTGCGTGGCGGGCCTCGGCCGTCGTTCGTTGATCACGTATAG
- a CDS encoding WcaF family extracellular polysaccharide biosynthesis acetyltransferase, with amino-acid sequence MHAGDPNVDDQPKPMSLSVLIQTFNEELNLPHTLASLAGWCDEVFVVDSGSTDRTREIAESFDAKFVHHDWEGYAGQKNWALKNLPMTGDWVLIIDADEAVTPELRDLIVEIASGNAEKPEVAGYYINRLFIFNGASIRHCGYYPSWNLRLFKRGTAEYEDRLVHEHMVVDGPVDYLPRAKHLLHEDRRGLEHFYAKHNRYSTLEARQMYDEPEDWPGGNFFKNRIVRLRFIKSRVMPWVPLPWLWRFLYMYIIRLGILDGRAGLGLSSAIAVYEHMVHAKFRELKRLKDSGIWTEQGLATGEGGVAVQRISEADRRFALDDNVPDELPEVAVHGNGAATNGTTSRGAKQLQTRPYRPQVRRVPQLGNDDVAAKSPWTFGQNVKRVLWMATQGTAFRLSFHNWYGWRRFLLRLFGAEIGKHVRVRPSAHIEIPWNVEIDDHAMVGDSAILYSLGKITIGKRVVISQYAHLCAGTHDFNDPEFPLLRPPITVGDEAWVAADAFVGPNVTIGDRAIVGARSSVFKNVPDGKIAGGNPAKILRDREPAKEIEDEEETDKVAEPEAVHA; translated from the coding sequence GTGCATGCGGGGGACCCCAACGTTGATGACCAGCCCAAGCCGATGTCTCTGAGCGTCCTGATCCAAACGTTCAACGAGGAGTTGAACCTGCCCCACACGCTGGCGTCGCTGGCGGGGTGGTGCGATGAGGTGTTCGTGGTCGACTCCGGCAGCACCGACCGCACCCGCGAGATCGCCGAGTCGTTCGATGCCAAGTTCGTGCATCACGACTGGGAGGGCTACGCCGGGCAGAAGAACTGGGCGCTCAAGAACCTGCCGATGACCGGCGACTGGGTGTTGATCATCGACGCCGACGAGGCGGTGACGCCGGAGCTGCGGGACCTGATCGTCGAGATCGCATCGGGCAACGCCGAGAAGCCCGAGGTTGCCGGGTACTACATCAACCGCCTGTTCATCTTCAACGGGGCGAGCATCCGCCACTGCGGGTACTACCCGAGTTGGAACCTGCGCCTCTTCAAGCGCGGCACCGCCGAGTACGAGGACCGCCTCGTCCACGAGCACATGGTCGTCGACGGCCCGGTCGACTACCTGCCCCGCGCCAAGCACCTGCTCCACGAGGACCGCCGCGGGCTCGAGCACTTCTACGCAAAGCACAATCGCTACTCGACGCTCGAAGCGCGGCAGATGTACGACGAGCCGGAGGATTGGCCCGGCGGCAACTTCTTCAAGAACCGCATTGTGCGTTTGCGGTTCATCAAGAGCCGGGTGATGCCGTGGGTGCCGTTGCCGTGGCTTTGGCGATTTCTTTACATGTACATCATCCGCCTGGGCATCCTTGACGGCCGCGCGGGCCTGGGCTTGAGCAGTGCGATCGCGGTGTACGAGCACATGGTCCACGCCAAGTTCCGCGAACTCAAACGCCTCAAGGACAGCGGCATCTGGACCGAGCAGGGCCTGGCTACCGGCGAGGGCGGCGTCGCGGTGCAGCGCATCTCCGAAGCCGACCGGCGTTTCGCGCTCGACGACAACGTCCCCGACGAACTCCCTGAAGTTGCTGTCCACGGCAACGGGGCCGCCACCAACGGCACCACGTCGCGCGGCGCTAAGCAACTGCAGACCCGGCCGTATCGCCCGCAGGTCCGCCGTGTTCCGCAGCTGGGCAACGACGACGTCGCCGCCAAGAGCCCGTGGACCTTCGGCCAGAACGTCAAACGCGTTCTCTGGATGGCGACCCAAGGCACCGCGTTTCGCCTGAGCTTTCACAACTGGTACGGCTGGCGGCGTTTTCTCCTGCGGCTCTTCGGCGCCGAGATCGGCAAGCACGTCCGCGTGCGCCCCTCGGCCCACATCGAGATCCCCTGGAACGTCGAGATCGACGACCACGCCATGGTCGGCGACTCGGCCATCCTCTACTCGCTCGGCAAGATCACCATCGGCAAGCGCGTGGTCATCAGCCAATACGCGCACCTGTGTGCCGGAACGCACGATTTCAACGATCCGGAGTTCCCGCTGTTGCGTCCGCCGATCACGGTCGGGGACGAGGCGTGGGTCGCGGCCGACGCGTTCGTCGGGCCCAACGTCACGATCGGTGACCGCGCGATCGTCGGTGCGCGTTCGAGCGTGTTCAAGAACGTCCCCGACGGCAAGATCGCCGGCGGCAACCCCGCGAAGATTCTCCGTGACCGCGAACCGGCGAAAGAGATCGAAGACGAGGAAGAGACCGACAAGGTCGCCGAACCCGAAGCAGTGCATGCCTGA
- a CDS encoding FkbM family methyltransferase translates to MPDLYVKLRNTLRGLGINRIAARMAPDLPVTRDVAHIGKFTFSVRRHRWLLGKTPFRGHAPVLGLFHHMTRPGDTFYDVGANIGYYARYTLAKLDVAKLIAFEPFTPNRQLLEKNLADEPRARVIADAVGDVTEEGVELQVDDMAGGSAVLTKVSGGEASIGRANLGLGAKADTVRLVTLDDLRREDPTLPPPNVIKIDTEGAEHLVLAGAEQTLAEHKPRLILASHGAGRAALMLAQLQRLGYHLAGWDDHGTWRLMETAEQMGNNNCIASVERADIETEPAHANV, encoded by the coding sequence ATGCCTGACCTGTACGTCAAACTCCGCAACACGCTCCGTGGCCTTGGGATCAACCGCATCGCCGCACGCATGGCTCCCGACTTGCCGGTCACACGCGATGTCGCGCACATCGGGAAGTTCACGTTTTCCGTGCGGCGTCACCGCTGGCTGCTGGGCAAAACGCCCTTCCGCGGCCACGCCCCGGTGCTCGGGCTGTTCCATCACATGACTCGGCCCGGCGACACGTTTTACGACGTCGGCGCGAACATCGGCTACTACGCCCGGTACACGCTGGCGAAGCTTGACGTGGCGAAGCTGATCGCGTTCGAGCCGTTCACGCCCAACCGACAGTTGTTGGAGAAGAACCTCGCCGACGAGCCGCGTGCCCGGGTCATCGCCGATGCCGTGGGGGACGTGACCGAGGAGGGCGTGGAGCTGCAAGTCGATGACATGGCCGGCGGCAGCGCGGTGCTCACGAAAGTCAGTGGCGGGGAGGCGTCGATCGGTCGGGCGAATCTCGGGCTCGGTGCCAAGGCCGACACCGTTCGGCTGGTGACGCTCGACGATCTGCGGCGCGAGGACCCGACGCTCCCGCCGCCGAACGTGATCAAGATCGACACCGAGGGGGCCGAGCATCTGGTCCTCGCCGGCGCGGAGCAGACACTGGCCGAGCACAAGCCGCGGCTGATCCTCGCCAGCCACGGGGCCGGCCGGGCGGCGTTGATGCTTGCGCAACTGCAACGCCTCGGCTACCACCTGGCCGGCTGGGATGACCACGGCACTTGGCGGCTCATGGAAACCGCCGAGCAGATGGGCAACAACAACTGCATCGCGAGCGTGGAGCGGGCCGACATCGAGACCGAGCCGGCTCACGCGAACGTTTGA